From Brevibacterium ihuae, the proteins below share one genomic window:
- a CDS encoding DUF6350 family protein, whose translation MERSADTPRRARGIGRHPAVIGAAEGARALLVLVPAALALSTLAWFIGIAEQRPLSAITAWAATGLGVVHGLGGRTETHVHLLPPTALTLAVWLLVHHAARRTRHALDVDAALGAPAATGAARPRNVARIALGGVLGLGILVPALVLGDIAPGVLGLLRTVLVLWTAIGVGLGRHAIADAVRDGMRSAGGPRWEAALGSGHAAFRRAGLGLLIVGALAVLAALAFGWDRAAAVVGLYSDPTAAGIGLAVVQLLFAPTVLVLGLSWVSGAGIMLADGALASPFTAVEVPLPGFPLLAVVPQDPPAWAVVAPLAVLLCGLVAVIGRPAWHVTDLRAVLVLVVEIAVCALLVGLFATGAIGPGGLAEFGVRPLLLAGALAAGTGCGALIGWGMLQLAGRPEPDDRS comes from the coding sequence GTGGAGAGATCAGCGGACACCCCCCGGCGGGCTCGGGGGATCGGGCGGCACCCGGCCGTCATCGGAGCCGCCGAGGGAGCACGCGCACTCCTCGTCCTCGTCCCCGCAGCCCTCGCCCTGTCCACCCTCGCGTGGTTCATCGGGATCGCCGAGCAGCGTCCGCTCTCGGCCATCACCGCCTGGGCGGCCACCGGACTCGGGGTGGTCCACGGCCTCGGCGGACGCACCGAGACCCATGTCCATCTGCTGCCGCCGACCGCGCTCACCCTCGCGGTCTGGCTCCTCGTCCACCACGCCGCCCGCCGCACCCGGCACGCGCTCGACGTCGACGCCGCGCTCGGCGCTCCGGCGGCGACGGGTGCCGCCCGTCCGCGGAACGTCGCCAGAATCGCTCTCGGCGGGGTCCTCGGGCTCGGGATCCTCGTCCCCGCCCTCGTCCTCGGCGACATCGCCCCCGGGGTCCTCGGACTCCTCCGGACCGTGCTCGTCCTCTGGACGGCGATCGGCGTCGGCCTCGGTCGGCACGCGATCGCCGACGCCGTGCGCGACGGGATGAGGAGCGCGGGCGGACCCCGGTGGGAGGCCGCCCTCGGCTCGGGCCATGCGGCGTTCCGTCGCGCGGGCCTCGGACTGCTCATCGTCGGCGCCCTCGCCGTCCTGGCCGCTCTCGCATTCGGGTGGGACCGCGCCGCCGCCGTGGTCGGCCTCTATTCGGACCCGACCGCCGCGGGGATCGGGCTCGCCGTCGTCCAGCTCCTGTTCGCCCCGACGGTGCTCGTGCTCGGGCTGTCCTGGGTGTCCGGAGCCGGGATCATGCTCGCGGACGGGGCGCTCGCCTCGCCATTCACCGCGGTCGAGGTGCCGCTCCCCGGCTTCCCCCTCCTCGCCGTCGTGCCCCAGGACCCGCCGGCCTGGGCGGTCGTCGCGCCGCTCGCCGTCCTCCTCTGCGGCCTCGTCGCCGTGATCGGCAGGCCCGCCTGGCACGTCACCGACCTGCGCGCGGTCCTCGTCCTCGTCGTGGAGATCGCCGTCTGCGCGCTTCTCGTCGGACTGTTCGCCACCGGTGCGATCGGCCCCGGCGGACTCGCGGAATTCGGCGTCCGCCCGCTGCTCCTCGCCGGCGCGCTCGCGGCGGGGACGGGGTGCGGCGCGCTCATCGGCTGGGGGATGCTGCAGCTCGCCGGACGCCCCGAGCCGGACGACCGTTCCTGA
- a CDS encoding amidase, translating into MGQHSAGGPVAPDPATTLADLSGEALAAGYAAGDFDPVEVVDAVAERIAACEPTINALWHTDLDTARAAAADAGRRWRSGEARGPLDGVPVTIKENIARRGVPMPSGHAAGDPAPADHDAPITERLTEAGALILGSTVMPDWGMLSSGVSSRHGITRSPLDPALTTGGSSSGAGAAAAAGYGPIHIGSDIGGSIRLPGTWLGLATLKPSFGRVPLDAPYLGRCAGPLARTVDDLRRAMTVIGRPDDRDYSELPPYEGDYTASGFDPAGLRIAVHTTAGCGMGTDPEVAAAVDAAAERFAAAGAEVERIEPFMDEGLLSDVDRFWRVRSWVDYSALGIEDQRRILPYVARWCTAGADVAGSEVLRCYQSIQTMRQVTVRATAGFDLVLSPVAPVAAFPAERPMPFDDPDQPMGHISYTVPYNMSEQPAASVNAGYTGDGRTIGLQIAGRRFDDAGVLAAAAWFEATARVPAPVRTVG; encoded by the coding sequence ATGGGACAGCACAGCGCCGGCGGCCCGGTCGCACCGGACCCCGCCACCACCCTCGCCGACCTGTCGGGCGAGGCGCTCGCCGCCGGGTACGCCGCCGGGGACTTCGACCCCGTCGAGGTCGTCGACGCGGTCGCCGAGCGCATCGCGGCCTGCGAGCCGACGATCAACGCCCTGTGGCACACCGATCTCGACACCGCCCGTGCGGCCGCGGCCGACGCCGGCCGGCGGTGGAGGTCGGGGGAGGCACGCGGGCCGCTCGACGGCGTGCCGGTGACGATCAAGGAGAACATCGCCCGGCGCGGGGTGCCGATGCCGTCGGGCCACGCCGCCGGCGACCCGGCACCGGCCGATCACGACGCGCCGATCACCGAACGGCTCACCGAGGCCGGTGCGCTCATCCTCGGATCGACGGTCATGCCCGACTGGGGCATGCTCTCCTCCGGGGTGTCGTCGCGCCACGGGATCACCCGGTCACCGCTCGATCCCGCGCTCACCACCGGCGGGTCGTCGTCAGGGGCCGGCGCGGCCGCTGCGGCGGGGTACGGTCCGATCCACATCGGCTCGGACATCGGCGGATCGATCCGGCTCCCCGGGACGTGGCTCGGGCTCGCCACCCTCAAGCCGAGCTTCGGGCGCGTCCCGCTCGACGCACCGTACCTCGGGCGCTGTGCGGGCCCGCTCGCCCGGACGGTCGACGACCTCCGCCGGGCGATGACGGTGATCGGCCGGCCCGACGACCGCGACTACTCCGAGCTGCCGCCCTACGAGGGGGACTACACCGCGTCGGGCTTCGATCCCGCCGGGCTGCGGATCGCCGTGCACACGACGGCCGGCTGCGGGATGGGCACCGATCCCGAGGTCGCCGCGGCGGTCGACGCCGCCGCCGAGCGGTTCGCCGCCGCCGGCGCGGAGGTCGAGCGGATCGAGCCCTTCATGGACGAGGGCCTCCTCTCCGACGTCGACCGCTTCTGGAGGGTGCGCTCCTGGGTCGACTACAGCGCCCTCGGCATCGAGGACCAGCGGCGCATCCTCCCCTATGTCGCCCGGTGGTGCACGGCCGGGGCGGACGTGGCCGGGTCCGAGGTGCTCCGCTGCTACCAGAGCATCCAGACGATGCGGCAGGTCACCGTGCGCGCGACCGCCGGGTTCGATCTCGTCCTGTCGCCGGTCGCCCCGGTCGCCGCGTTCCCCGCCGAGCGCCCCATGCCGTTCGACGATCCCGATCAGCCGATGGGGCACATCTCCTACACCGTGCCGTACAACATGTCCGAGCAGCCGGCCGCGAGCGTCAACGCCGGGTACACCGGCGACGGACGCACGATCGGACTGCAGATCGCCGGGCGCCGCTTCGACGACGCCGGGGTGCTCGCCGCGGCCGCCTGGTTCGAGGCGACGGCCCGGGTGCCCGCACCCGTGCGCACGGTGGGCTGA
- the rdgB gene encoding RdgB/HAM1 family non-canonical purine NTP pyrophosphatase, whose amino-acid sequence MIDTVVLATRNAGKRAELAAILESAAGRPVSVRDAAELDLPEVVETGVTFEENALLKARSAAAASGLPAIADDSGLAVDVLGGAPGIFSARWSGRHGDDAANLRLLLDQLADVPDEHRGAAFVCAAAFVDPDGTELVRLGRFEGALAREPRGAHGFGYDPIFVPAGDDRTAAELAPEEKNARSHRARALSALVAELPLQGS is encoded by the coding sequence ATGATCGACACCGTCGTCCTCGCCACCCGCAATGCGGGCAAGCGCGCCGAGCTCGCGGCAATCCTCGAGTCCGCCGCAGGACGACCGGTGAGCGTGCGCGACGCAGCCGAGCTCGACCTGCCCGAGGTCGTCGAGACCGGGGTGACCTTCGAGGAGAACGCCCTGCTCAAGGCCCGCTCGGCCGCGGCCGCGAGCGGACTGCCGGCAATCGCCGACGACTCCGGGCTCGCCGTCGACGTGCTCGGCGGGGCCCCCGGGATCTTCTCCGCCCGCTGGTCCGGACGCCACGGGGACGATGCCGCGAACCTCCGCCTGCTCCTCGACCAGCTCGCCGACGTCCCCGACGAGCACCGCGGTGCGGCCTTCGTGTGCGCTGCGGCCTTCGTCGACCCCGACGGCACCGAGCTCGTGCGCCTCGGCCGGTTCGAGGGCGCGCTCGCCCGCGAGCCGCGCGGTGCGCACGGCTTCGGCTATGATCCGATCTTCGTGCCCGCCGGCGACGACCGGACCGCCGCCGAGCTCGCACCGGAGGAGAAGAACGCCCGGTCGCACCGCGCCCGCGCCCTCTCCGCTCTCGTCGCGGAGCTCCCGCTGCAGGGGAGCTGA
- the rph gene encoding ribonuclease PH has translation MTRFDGRAVDELREVTITRNWLDHAEGSVLVEFGRTRVLCAASLTEGVPRWLKGQGSGWVTAEYAMLPRATNTRNARESIKGKVGGRTHEISRLIGRALRSVVDMKKLGENTLQLDCDVLQADGGTRTAAITGAYVALADAISTGRSRGWIPAAVDPLVDSVAAVSVGIVDGTAVLDLPYEEDSTAETDMNVVMTGSGSFVEVQGTAEGAPFDRGELGTMLDLAAVGCARLTEIQRAALASSTER, from the coding sequence ATGACCCGCTTCGACGGACGCGCAGTCGACGAGCTGCGCGAGGTGACGATCACCCGCAACTGGCTCGATCACGCCGAGGGGAGCGTCCTCGTCGAGTTCGGCCGCACCCGCGTGCTGTGCGCAGCCTCGCTCACCGAGGGCGTGCCGCGCTGGCTCAAGGGGCAGGGGTCCGGCTGGGTGACCGCGGAGTACGCGATGCTCCCGCGGGCGACGAACACCCGCAATGCCCGCGAGTCGATCAAAGGGAAGGTCGGCGGCCGCACCCACGAGATCTCCCGGCTCATCGGCCGGGCCCTGCGCTCCGTGGTCGACATGAAGAAGCTCGGGGAGAACACGCTCCAGCTCGACTGCGACGTCCTCCAGGCCGACGGGGGCACCCGCACCGCCGCGATCACCGGCGCCTACGTCGCGCTCGCCGATGCGATCTCGACCGGACGGAGCCGCGGGTGGATCCCTGCGGCCGTCGACCCCCTCGTCGACTCCGTCGCAGCGGTGAGCGTCGGCATCGTGGACGGGACCGCCGTGCTCGACCTCCCGTACGAGGAGGACTCGACCGCCGAGACCGACATGAACGTCGTGATGACCGGCAGCGGGAGCTTCGTCGAGGTGCAGGGCACCGCCGAGGGAGCGCCCTTCGATCGCGGGGAGCTCGGCACGATGCTCGACCTCGCCGCCGTCGGCTGCGCCCGGCTGACCGAGATCCAGCGCGCTGCGCTCGCGTCCTCCACGGAGCGCTGA
- a CDS encoding MBL fold metallo-hydrolase translates to MRLIAIGTSGSFPGPTSAASCYLLEADDGGRTHRILLDLGSGALGALQAHCSPAQIDAVVLSHLHPDHCLDVTGLYVHRSYDPDFYFDTGEPGGGRERVPVWGPVGTERRLTAAYHTEPGLSPCAEQAHDTDLSTMFEFHDITPGASFSVGPFSIEAFLVDHPVEAYALRVTGPGGGVLTYSGDSDACEALVAAAREADVFLCEAAFQEDRDTVRGIHLTGLRAGRVAADAGARSLVLTHIPPWTDTGTVRTEAAGEFDGPIGVAAPGASWTIDPAPAAGR, encoded by the coding sequence ATGAGGCTGATCGCGATCGGCACCTCGGGCTCGTTCCCCGGCCCCACCTCCGCCGCGAGCTGCTACCTTCTCGAGGCCGACGACGGCGGTCGCACCCACCGCATCCTCCTCGACCTCGGCAGCGGTGCGCTCGGCGCGCTCCAGGCGCACTGCTCACCGGCGCAGATCGACGCAGTCGTCCTCTCCCACCTCCACCCCGACCACTGCCTCGACGTCACCGGCCTCTACGTCCACCGGAGCTACGACCCCGACTTCTACTTCGACACCGGGGAGCCCGGGGGCGGCCGCGAGCGCGTCCCGGTGTGGGGTCCGGTCGGCACCGAGCGGCGCCTCACGGCGGCCTACCACACCGAACCGGGGCTGAGCCCCTGCGCGGAGCAGGCGCACGACACCGACCTGTCGACGATGTTCGAGTTCCACGACATCACACCCGGCGCATCGTTCTCGGTCGGTCCCTTCTCCATCGAGGCCTTCCTCGTCGACCACCCGGTCGAGGCCTATGCGCTGCGGGTGACCGGCCCGGGCGGCGGCGTGCTCACCTACTCGGGGGACTCCGACGCGTGCGAGGCGCTCGTCGCCGCCGCCCGCGAAGCCGACGTCTTCCTCTGTGAAGCGGCGTTCCAGGAGGACCGCGACACCGTGCGCGGCATCCACCTCACCGGACTGCGCGCCGGCCGCGTCGCCGCCGACGCCGGCGCCCGCTCCCTCGTCCTCACCCACATCCCGCCGTGGACCGATACCGGCACGGTGCGCACCGAGGCCGCCGGCGAGTTCGACGGCCCGATCGGCGTCGCCGCACCCGGCGCCTCCTGGACCATCGACCCCGCTCCGGCCGCAGGCCGCTGA
- a CDS encoding DUF2017 family protein, translating into MKITPGPRGTARLDLSTAERNLFVSVFSDTAGLLGGGEDDRQESDGLTEAEQLARLVGMGEAVDRPTDPALLRLLPDVDPDDPERSAEFRRLTDFDLRESKLANLRTALHSLGASGRIVLDDAAQRAWLTALTDVRLVVASRLGLETDADLDELYAREDELPDSEAMLVTVYDFLTWAQERLAGILLDSLIPTDEEDPT; encoded by the coding sequence GTGAAGATCACCCCCGGACCGCGCGGCACCGCCCGCCTCGACCTCAGCACCGCGGAGAGGAACCTCTTCGTCTCGGTGTTCTCCGACACCGCCGGCCTGCTCGGCGGCGGCGAGGACGACCGACAGGAGTCCGACGGGCTCACTGAGGCCGAGCAGCTCGCCCGTCTCGTCGGCATGGGCGAGGCGGTCGACCGTCCCACCGACCCGGCGCTGCTGCGCCTGCTGCCCGACGTCGACCCCGACGATCCGGAGCGCTCGGCGGAGTTCCGGCGGCTCACCGATTTCGATCTCCGGGAGTCGAAGCTCGCGAACCTCCGCACCGCGCTCCACTCCCTCGGCGCTTCCGGCCGCATCGTCCTCGACGACGCCGCCCAGCGCGCCTGGCTCACCGCCCTCACCGATGTGCGGCTCGTCGTCGCGAGCCGACTGGGCCTGGAGACCGACGCCGATCTCGACGAGCTCTACGCCCGCGAGGACGAGCTCCCCGACAGCGAAGCGATGCTCGTCACCGTCTACGACTTCCTCACCTGGGCGCAGGAGCGCCTCGCCGGGATCCTGCTCGACTCCCTCATCCCCACCGACGAAGAGGACCCCACATGA
- the clpS gene encoding ATP-dependent Clp protease adapter ClpS, with product MTSTADGAQAVLEPEVEDRTRTRPDHPWVTIVFNDPVNLMSYVTYVFQSYFGYSRLKSEKLMYEVHEDGRSVVATGTREEMERDTQAMHGFGLWAACRPSDRGNG from the coding sequence GTGACTTCCACCGCCGACGGTGCCCAGGCCGTACTCGAACCGGAGGTCGAGGACCGGACGAGGACTCGGCCGGACCACCCGTGGGTGACCATCGTGTTCAACGATCCGGTCAACCTCATGAGCTACGTCACCTATGTCTTCCAGAGCTACTTCGGCTATTCGCGGCTCAAGTCCGAGAAGCTCATGTACGAGGTCCACGAGGACGGCCGATCGGTCGTCGCGACCGGGACCCGCGAGGAGATGGAGCGCGACACCCAGGCGATGCACGGATTCGGCCTGTGGGCCGCCTGCCGCCCATCCGACCGGGGGAACGGCTGA
- a CDS encoding nicotinate phosphoribosyltransferase encodes MSDLTPSSPSTALFTDHYELTMLQAALAAGTADRRSVFEVFGRRLPHGRRYGVVAGTGRVLEMLRDFRFGSAELEFLRSTGVVDAATLDWLAAYRFGGTIRGYAEGEVYFPGSPLLTVESTFAEAVVLETLILSALNYDTAVASAASRMSGAAGDRPCAEMGSRRTHEAAAVAAARASVIAGFASTSNLEAGRRYGLRTIGTSAHSFTLLHDSERQAFAAQIESLGRDTVLLLDTYDVDAALDIAIELAGPELGGVRLDSGDLGIQAHEVREKLDSRGATGTKITVTSDLDEYAIASLQAAPVDAYGVGTRVVTGSGAPTASLVYKLVARQGSDGTWVAVEKASKNKSSRGGIKQAVRSYDGTIATEESIGVPDLPADFDGRPLLVDLVTDGTIDDALTGAEGVRRAQVRHAESIAELPRSAHRLQDGEPAIPTVYYSD; translated from the coding sequence ATGAGTGATCTCACACCCTCCTCGCCGTCGACGGCGCTCTTCACCGATCATTACGAGCTCACGATGCTCCAGGCCGCGCTCGCGGCGGGCACCGCCGACCGGCGCAGCGTGTTCGAGGTGTTCGGCCGTCGACTCCCCCACGGCCGTCGGTACGGTGTGGTCGCCGGCACCGGCCGGGTGCTCGAGATGCTCCGCGACTTCCGGTTCGGCTCCGCCGAGCTCGAGTTCCTCCGCTCCACCGGGGTGGTCGACGCCGCGACCCTCGACTGGCTCGCCGCCTACCGGTTCGGCGGGACGATCCGCGGCTACGCCGAGGGCGAGGTCTACTTCCCCGGCTCGCCGCTGCTCACCGTGGAGTCGACGTTCGCCGAGGCGGTCGTCCTCGAGACCCTTATCCTGTCCGCGCTCAACTACGACACCGCGGTCGCCTCGGCGGCCTCCCGGATGAGCGGCGCCGCCGGCGATCGGCCGTGCGCGGAGATGGGATCGCGCCGCACCCACGAGGCCGCGGCCGTGGCCGCCGCCCGTGCCTCGGTCATCGCCGGCTTCGCGTCGACCTCGAACCTCGAGGCCGGGCGCCGCTACGGGCTGCGCACGATCGGCACCTCGGCCCACTCGTTCACCCTCCTCCACGACTCGGAGCGCCAGGCCTTCGCCGCGCAGATCGAGTCGCTCGGCCGCGACACCGTCCTGCTCCTCGACACCTACGACGTCGACGCGGCGCTCGACATCGCGATCGAGCTCGCCGGGCCCGAGCTCGGCGGCGTGCGCCTCGACTCCGGCGACCTCGGGATCCAGGCGCACGAGGTGCGCGAGAAGCTCGACTCGCGCGGCGCGACGGGGACGAAGATCACCGTGACGAGCGACCTCGACGAGTACGCGATCGCATCCCTCCAGGCGGCCCCGGTCGACGCCTACGGCGTCGGCACCCGGGTCGTCACCGGATCGGGAGCTCCCACGGCGAGCCTCGTCTACAAGCTCGTCGCCCGCCAGGGCTCCGACGGCACGTGGGTGGCGGTCGAGAAGGCGTCGAAGAACAAGTCCTCGCGCGGCGGGATCAAGCAGGCCGTGCGCAGCTACGACGGCACGATCGCGACCGAGGAGTCGATCGGCGTCCCCGACCTCCCGGCCGACTTCGACGGCCGCCCGCTGCTCGTCGATCTCGTCACCGACGGCACGATCGACGATGCGCTCACCGGAGCCGAGGGCGTGCGGAGGGCGCAGGTGCGCCATGCCGAATCGATCGCCGAGCTCCCCCGCTCGGCCCACCGGCTGCAGGACGGCGAGCCGGCGATCCCGACGGTATACTACTCCGACTGA